CCACAGCTGCTCCCTCTGTGAAGAACGCGTCGCTGAACAGTAGCTCTAGCTTGGCATCGGGGGAGACAATGCTCGCATCCCCGCTCGGCATTGACGCGTGTTTGTCAGCTGTCCCTACTACAGCGACAGCAAAACTAGCGATCAGAACAAAGGCAAGACAGAAACGTTTGAGTTGAAACAATTGGGTGCTCAACATATCTCATTCCTTTCTTTAAGGTGTAGTGTTTACGCAGTTGCGGGGCAAGATGCCCCGCCTACAACCGGTTTGATGTTATTGTTCGGGGTTGAGAGGATTTTAGCAAATCTGTCTAACTAGAGCAACAGAAAAAAGATTATATCCTCGCGAGAGGGGTTCACCTCAAATGAGGAGAAGGGATTTATATGGCTAAAGTAACGATTAAAGATGTTCAGACAATCATAACGCAACCGGCAGGTTCACGGTTGGTCATTGTCAAAATTATCACCTCGGAGCCAGGTTTGTACGGTTTGGGATGTGCGACCTTTACGCAGCGGTTCCACGCCGTTGTCACCGCAATGGAAAAACACCTGAAACCCTTCCTAATCGGACGCGATGTCTCTCGCATCGAAGAGATCTGGCAGATGGGGATGGTGCATAGCTATTGGCGTAATGGACCCGTTTTAAGCAACGCGATTTCTGGTGCGGATCAAGCATTATGGGACATCAAAGGGAAACAGGCAGGGATGCCGGTTTATGAACTTCTGGGCGGAAAATGTCGTGAGGCGGCTGCGGTCTATGGACATGCGGGCGGCAATTCACCCGAAGCTGTCGCTGACAGTGTCCGGCAATTCATGGAAAACGGCTACCGCTACATTCGGATTCAGATGGGTGGTTACGGTGGGGAGGCGAGTCGAATCGTTAAGCCGGAAGGCGCGCCTGACGGGGCATACTTCGATCCACGGGAGTACACCCTAAATATATTGCGGATGATTGAGCATGTCCGAGCTGAAGTGGGGGATGAGGCTGAACTGTTGCACGATATTCATGAGCGGTTGCACCCCATCGACGCAGTCAAATTTGCTAAAGATGTCGAGCCGTTCAACCTCTTCTTTCTCGAAGACCCACTTGCCCCAGAAGATCTGGAATGGTTCGCCAACATGCGCCAACAATGCTGTACCCCGATTGCGATGGGTGAACTGTTCAACAATCCCCGCGAGTGGCAACCGTTAATTGCCGGTCGCCTGATCGACTTTATCCGGATGCATGTCAGCCAAATGGGTGGACTGACACCTGCACGTCATGTCGCGGCATTTGCCAACATGTACGGTGTCCGCACCGCGTGGCACGGACCCGGCGACACATCGCCGGTGGGGCATGCCGCGAACCTGCACCTCGACTTATGGGCGCCCAACTTCGGGATTCAGGAATGGTGTAACTTCCCTGAACACATGTATGAGATTTTCCCCGGTCTGCCAGAAGTTCGGAATGGATACATGTATCCCAGCGACAAACCGGGACTGGGAATCGACATCGACGAAGATCTGGCAGCGAAATATCCATGTCAGGACGAGGTTGAATGGTGGACGCAGACCCGCCTACCAGATGGCAGCCCGACACGTCCCTAAAATAGTTTTCACGTTTCACGCATCACGTTTCACGCACTAATCAAAGGAGTTCAAAATGCACGTTGGCACACAAAATCTTTCAGGAGATAACTGGGACGCCTACAAAGTGCTTCCCCAGTTGGGTGTTAATCATGTTTCAGCCAATCCACCCGGCAACTGGCTGGATTGGGATGTAGACTCTCTATCACAGTTTAAGGAGAAATTAGCCTCCCTAGACATTTCGCTCGATATGATGATCCTGCCNNNNNNNNNNNNNNNNNNNNNCCCAGTTCAGAGCGAGATCGGGAGATTGACCAGATCTGCGATCTGCTCCGCAATATGTCGCGGGCGGGCATTCCAGCCGGGCGTTACAACATCACGATTCTTGGTCATCTACGGACAGAAAGACGGTTTGGACGGGGCGGTGCAAGTCTGTCGTCGTTTGAATATCATAAACTTGACCAAACATTGGACGAGTTTGAAGAGGGACCCGCCGACGCGGACGAGATGTGGGAGCGAATCGACCATTTCCTTTCACGGGTTGTCCCTGTGGCTGAGGAGTACAAGGTACGACTAGCTTGCCACCCACAGGATCCGAGCATCGGTGATCGGCTATATCGAGGCGTTGCCAGAGTCATGGGCACGGTTGAAGGTCTCAAGAAATTCGTCCACACGCACGAGAGCCCTTACCATGGATTGAATTTCTGTATCGGGACGGTGTCGGAATCGCTCGAAGATCCAGGTCAAGATATCTACGATATTATTCGCTATTTCGGCGAGCGGAAGAAGCTGTTTAACATCCACTTCCGTAACATCAAGGGCGGTCTCCTCGATTTCGTCGAGGTCTTTCCAGACGAAGGCGATGTGAATATGCTCAAAGCGTTGCGTACCCTCAAGGAGGTCGACTATCCGTACATGGTGATGCCAGACCATGTACCGGGA
This genomic stretch from Candidatus Poribacteria bacterium harbors:
- a CDS encoding starvation-sensing protein RspA; translated protein: MAKVTIKDVQTIITQPAGSRLVIVKIITSEPGLYGLGCATFTQRFHAVVTAMEKHLKPFLIGRDVSRIEEIWQMGMVHSYWRNGPVLSNAISGADQALWDIKGKQAGMPVYELLGGKCREAAAVYGHAGGNSPEAVADSVRQFMENGYRYIRIQMGGYGGEASRIVKPEGAPDGAYFDPREYTLNILRMIEHVRAEVGDEAELLHDIHERLHPIDAVKFAKDVEPFNLFFLEDPLAPEDLEWFANMRQQCCTPIAMGELFNNPREWQPLIAGRLIDFIRMHVSQMGGLTPARHVAAFANMYGVRTAWHGPGDTSPVGHAANLHLDLWAPNFGIQEWCNFPEHMYEIFPGLPEVRNGYMYPSDKPGLGIDIDEDLAAKYPCQDEVEWWTQTRLPDGSPTRP